The following are encoded together in the Juglans microcarpa x Juglans regia isolate MS1-56 chromosome 2D, Jm3101_v1.0, whole genome shotgun sequence genome:
- the LOC121248632 gene encoding condensin complex subunit 2 isoform X4 codes for MAETLSPNPKQRLVSSAVPRIQSPTSPFFLGSNDDQLERAQARAARAAKVRRKSIAPPRLCDGDPEPDPCLGKQQILDLFRNCIKLASENKINQKNTWELSLIDHLTEIIKVEEEDDAETNFQKASCTLEAGVKIYSLRVDSVHSEAYKVLGGMNRAGQENEQASDTTLEDANADSGQEGGPSKKEMERKLSPLSTLESSFEALNVKKFDVAFAVDPLYHQTSAQFDEGGAKGLLMNNLGVYGGCRMLFDSLEIPRKCMTCENQHDKSETIDLSFAKDYVEQMVLNMRLKNEISPTLRDIVNQFDENNRRPSEFYASGQKSAEKVGAAYENEVDLDGDAVENCGTWNFDDDDQTSVLDDPICADSTYASYHEENEPFSFHEPGSDDRVEKIDGYLFSNLGFTKQNAWAGPDHWKYRKAKEDDPATKNVSPVTTKRPRSKKQTEVDIDFTKALNEDLSDVFAPPKNPKSLLLPANRAPCNTKLPEDCHYQPEDLVKLFLLPNVKCLRVRRRKCSDELRQQSDDYGPLPSWDDASVFGGQYDNGSDHSDVEDSSALVSQPRQVNKIEVKYDKTSKQVDVQALKETLWDHIHESSAVSPQDQEEAVSFRQILASFPNDCRAAGTINEISPHLCFICLLHLANEHGLSIHGRTSLDDLSIHFPISE; via the exons ATGGCCGAAACCCTAAGCCCGAACCCGAAGCAGAGGCTCGTCTCCTCGGCGGTCCCGCGGATCCAATCTCCGACCAGCCCATTCTTCCTGGGCTCCAACGACGATCAGCTCGAGCGCGCCCAGGCCCGCGCTGCTCGTGCTGCCAAGGTCCGCCGCAAGTCCATTGCACCCCCCCGACTTTGCGACGGAGATCCTGAACCCGACCCTTGCCTCGGCAAGCAGCAGATCCTCGATCTCTTCCGCAATTGCATCAAACTCGCCAGCGAAAAT AAAATTAATCAAAAGAACACGTGGGAGCTAAGTTTGATAGACCATTTAACAGAGATTATAAAGGTCGAGGAAGAAGACGATGCGGAGACGAATTTCCAAAAG GCAAGTTGCACTCTTGAAGCTGGAGTTAAGATTTACTCTTTGAGAGTGGATTCAGTGCATTCAGAGGCTTATAAGGTCCTTGGTGGGATGAACAGAGCAGGTCAAGAAAATGAACAAG CGTCAGATACTACTTTGGAGGATGCCAACGCTGACAGTGGACAAGAGGGAGGTCCTTCCAAAAAGGAGATGGAGAGAAAG TTGTCACCTTTATCAACACTGGAATCCTCTTTTGAGGCTCTTAACGTAAAGAAGTTTGATG TTGCATTTGCAGTGGATCCACTTTATCATCAGACATCTGCACAATTTGATGAAGGAGGAGCCAAAGGTCTTTTAATGAATAACCTTGGGGTATATGGTGGATGCAGAATGCTCTTTGATTCACTGGAAATACCGAGGAAGTGCATGACATGTGAAAATCAGCATGATAAATCAGAAACAATTGATCTTTCTTTTGCCAAAG ACTATGTTGAACAGATGGTGCTGAACATGCGGCTGAAGAATGAAATTTCTCCAACTCTAAGAGATATAGTCaatcaatttgatgaaaataatagaaGACCATCGGAGTTTTATGCTTCTGGCCAAAAATCAGCAGAGAAAGTTGGTGCAGCTTATGAGAATGAGGTTGATTTGGATGGTGATGCAGTTGAGAACTGTGGGACCTGgaattttgatgatgatgaccAAACAAGTGTGCTTGATGACCCCATTTGTGCAGATTCAACTTACGCAAGTTATCATGAG GAAAATGAACCATTTTCTTTCCATGAACCTGGTAGTGATGACAGAGTTGAGAAAATTGATGGTTATCTGTTCTCAAATCTGGGGTTTACCAAACAAAATGCTTGGGCAGGTCCTGACCATTGGAAGTATCGGAAAGCTAAAG AGGATGATCCAGCTACAAAAAATGTGTCACCAGTGACAACAAAGCGACCAAGAAGTAAGAAACAAACAGAAGTTGATATTGATTTCACAAAAGCGTTGAATGAAGATTTATCAGATGTCTTTGCTCCTCCAAAAAATCCCAAGTCATTACTGTTGCCGGCAAATAGAGCACCTTGTAATACAAAACTTCCTGAAGATTGTCATTATCAACCAGAAGATCTTGTTAAATTATTTCTCCTCCCTAATGTAAAG TGCCTTCGGGTGCGGAGACGAAAATGCTCAG ATGAACTGAGGCAGCAATCGGATGACTATGGGCCGCTGCCATCCTGGGACGATGCGAGTGTTTTTGGTGGGCAATATGACAATGGAAGTGACCATAGTGATGTAGAGGACTCCAGTGCACTTGTTTCTCAACCTCGCCAG GTCAATAAAATTGAAGTAAAGTATGACAAAACTTCTAAGCAAGTTGATGTCCAAGCATTGAAAGAAACTCTTTGGGACCATATACACGAATCTTCTGCAGTATCTCCTCAG GATCAGGAAGAAGCGGTGTCATTCAGGCAAATCTTGGCCAGTTTTCCTAATGACTGCAGAGCTGCTGGAACTATAAATGAGATCTCCCCACATCTGTGTTTTATATGCCTACTACATTTAGCTAATGAGCATGGGTTGAGCATTCATGGACGTACCAGTTTGGATGATCTCAGCATTCACTTTCCTATTAGTGAGTGA
- the LOC121248632 gene encoding condensin complex subunit 2 isoform X5, whose amino-acid sequence MAETLSPNPKQRLVSSAVPRIQSPTSPFFLGSNDDQLERAQARAARAAKVRRKSIAPPRLCDGDPEPDPCLGKQQILDLFRNCIKLASENKINQKNTWELSLIDHLTEIIKVEEEDDAETNFQKASCTLEAGVKIYSLRVDSVHSEAYKVLGGMNRAGQENEQDTTLEDANADSGQEGGPSKKEMERKLSPLSTLESSFEALNVKKFDVAFAVDPLYHQTSAQFDEGGAKGLLMNNLGVYGGCRMLFDSLEIPRKCMTCENQHDKSETIDLSFAKDYVEQMVLNMRLKNEISPTLRDIVNQFDENNRRPSEFYASGQKSAEKVGAAYENEVDLDGDAVENCGTWNFDDDDQTSVLDDPICADSTYASYHEENEPFSFHEPGSDDRVEKIDGYLFSNLGFTKQNAWAGPDHWKYRKAKEDDPATKNVSPVTTKRPRSKKQTEVDIDFTKALNEDLSDVFAPPKNPKSLLLPANRAPCNTKLPEDCHYQPEDLVKLFLLPNVKCLRVRRRKCSDELRQQSDDYGPLPSWDDASVFGGQYDNGSDHSDVEDSSALVSQPRQVNKIEVKYDKTSKQVDVQALKETLWDHIHESSAVSPQDQEEAVSFRQILASFPNDCRAAGTINEISPHLCFICLLHLANEHGLSIHGRTSLDDLSIHFPISE is encoded by the exons ATGGCCGAAACCCTAAGCCCGAACCCGAAGCAGAGGCTCGTCTCCTCGGCGGTCCCGCGGATCCAATCTCCGACCAGCCCATTCTTCCTGGGCTCCAACGACGATCAGCTCGAGCGCGCCCAGGCCCGCGCTGCTCGTGCTGCCAAGGTCCGCCGCAAGTCCATTGCACCCCCCCGACTTTGCGACGGAGATCCTGAACCCGACCCTTGCCTCGGCAAGCAGCAGATCCTCGATCTCTTCCGCAATTGCATCAAACTCGCCAGCGAAAAT AAAATTAATCAAAAGAACACGTGGGAGCTAAGTTTGATAGACCATTTAACAGAGATTATAAAGGTCGAGGAAGAAGACGATGCGGAGACGAATTTCCAAAAG GCAAGTTGCACTCTTGAAGCTGGAGTTAAGATTTACTCTTTGAGAGTGGATTCAGTGCATTCAGAGGCTTATAAGGTCCTTGGTGGGATGAACAGAGCAGGTCAAGAAAATGAACAAG ATACTACTTTGGAGGATGCCAACGCTGACAGTGGACAAGAGGGAGGTCCTTCCAAAAAGGAGATGGAGAGAAAG TTGTCACCTTTATCAACACTGGAATCCTCTTTTGAGGCTCTTAACGTAAAGAAGTTTGATG TTGCATTTGCAGTGGATCCACTTTATCATCAGACATCTGCACAATTTGATGAAGGAGGAGCCAAAGGTCTTTTAATGAATAACCTTGGGGTATATGGTGGATGCAGAATGCTCTTTGATTCACTGGAAATACCGAGGAAGTGCATGACATGTGAAAATCAGCATGATAAATCAGAAACAATTGATCTTTCTTTTGCCAAAG ACTATGTTGAACAGATGGTGCTGAACATGCGGCTGAAGAATGAAATTTCTCCAACTCTAAGAGATATAGTCaatcaatttgatgaaaataatagaaGACCATCGGAGTTTTATGCTTCTGGCCAAAAATCAGCAGAGAAAGTTGGTGCAGCTTATGAGAATGAGGTTGATTTGGATGGTGATGCAGTTGAGAACTGTGGGACCTGgaattttgatgatgatgaccAAACAAGTGTGCTTGATGACCCCATTTGTGCAGATTCAACTTACGCAAGTTATCATGAG GAAAATGAACCATTTTCTTTCCATGAACCTGGTAGTGATGACAGAGTTGAGAAAATTGATGGTTATCTGTTCTCAAATCTGGGGTTTACCAAACAAAATGCTTGGGCAGGTCCTGACCATTGGAAGTATCGGAAAGCTAAAG AGGATGATCCAGCTACAAAAAATGTGTCACCAGTGACAACAAAGCGACCAAGAAGTAAGAAACAAACAGAAGTTGATATTGATTTCACAAAAGCGTTGAATGAAGATTTATCAGATGTCTTTGCTCCTCCAAAAAATCCCAAGTCATTACTGTTGCCGGCAAATAGAGCACCTTGTAATACAAAACTTCCTGAAGATTGTCATTATCAACCAGAAGATCTTGTTAAATTATTTCTCCTCCCTAATGTAAAG TGCCTTCGGGTGCGGAGACGAAAATGCTCAG ATGAACTGAGGCAGCAATCGGATGACTATGGGCCGCTGCCATCCTGGGACGATGCGAGTGTTTTTGGTGGGCAATATGACAATGGAAGTGACCATAGTGATGTAGAGGACTCCAGTGCACTTGTTTCTCAACCTCGCCAG GTCAATAAAATTGAAGTAAAGTATGACAAAACTTCTAAGCAAGTTGATGTCCAAGCATTGAAAGAAACTCTTTGGGACCATATACACGAATCTTCTGCAGTATCTCCTCAG GATCAGGAAGAAGCGGTGTCATTCAGGCAAATCTTGGCCAGTTTTCCTAATGACTGCAGAGCTGCTGGAACTATAAATGAGATCTCCCCACATCTGTGTTTTATATGCCTACTACATTTAGCTAATGAGCATGGGTTGAGCATTCATGGACGTACCAGTTTGGATGATCTCAGCATTCACTTTCCTATTAGTGAGTGA
- the LOC121248632 gene encoding condensin complex subunit 2 isoform X2, whose amino-acid sequence MAETLSPNPKQRLVSSAVPRIQSPTSPFFLGSNDDQLERAQARAARAAKVRRKSIAPPRLCDGDPEPDPCLGKQQILDLFRNCIKLASENKINQKNTWELSLIDHLTEIIKVEEEDDAETNFQKASCTLEAGVKIYSLRVDSVHSEAYKVLGGMNRAGQENEQDTTLEDANADSGQEGGPSKKEMERKLSPLSTLESSFEALNVKKFDVAFAVDPLYHQTSAQFDEGGAKGLLMNNLGVYGGCRMLFDSLEIPRKCMTCENQHDKSETIDLSFAKDYVEQMVLNMRLKNEISPTLRDIVNQFDENNRRPSEFYASGQKSAEKVGAAYENEVDLDGDAVENCGTWNFDDDDQTSVLDDPICADSTYASYHEENEPFSFHEPGSDDRVEKIDGYLFSNLGFTKQNAWAGPDHWKYRKAKGSEDDPATKNVSPVTTKRPRSKKQTEVDIDFTKALNEDLSDVFAPPKNPKSLLLPANRAPCNTKLPEDCHYQPEDLVKLFLLPNVKCLRVRRRKCSDELRQQSDDYGPLPSWDDASVFGGQYDNGSDHSDVEDSSALVSQPRQVNKIEVKYDKTSKQVDVQALKETLWDHIHESSAVSPQDQEEAVSFRQILASFPNDCRAAGTINEISPHLCFICLLHLANEHGLSIHGRTSLDDLSIHFPISE is encoded by the exons ATGGCCGAAACCCTAAGCCCGAACCCGAAGCAGAGGCTCGTCTCCTCGGCGGTCCCGCGGATCCAATCTCCGACCAGCCCATTCTTCCTGGGCTCCAACGACGATCAGCTCGAGCGCGCCCAGGCCCGCGCTGCTCGTGCTGCCAAGGTCCGCCGCAAGTCCATTGCACCCCCCCGACTTTGCGACGGAGATCCTGAACCCGACCCTTGCCTCGGCAAGCAGCAGATCCTCGATCTCTTCCGCAATTGCATCAAACTCGCCAGCGAAAAT AAAATTAATCAAAAGAACACGTGGGAGCTAAGTTTGATAGACCATTTAACAGAGATTATAAAGGTCGAGGAAGAAGACGATGCGGAGACGAATTTCCAAAAG GCAAGTTGCACTCTTGAAGCTGGAGTTAAGATTTACTCTTTGAGAGTGGATTCAGTGCATTCAGAGGCTTATAAGGTCCTTGGTGGGATGAACAGAGCAGGTCAAGAAAATGAACAAG ATACTACTTTGGAGGATGCCAACGCTGACAGTGGACAAGAGGGAGGTCCTTCCAAAAAGGAGATGGAGAGAAAG TTGTCACCTTTATCAACACTGGAATCCTCTTTTGAGGCTCTTAACGTAAAGAAGTTTGATG TTGCATTTGCAGTGGATCCACTTTATCATCAGACATCTGCACAATTTGATGAAGGAGGAGCCAAAGGTCTTTTAATGAATAACCTTGGGGTATATGGTGGATGCAGAATGCTCTTTGATTCACTGGAAATACCGAGGAAGTGCATGACATGTGAAAATCAGCATGATAAATCAGAAACAATTGATCTTTCTTTTGCCAAAG ACTATGTTGAACAGATGGTGCTGAACATGCGGCTGAAGAATGAAATTTCTCCAACTCTAAGAGATATAGTCaatcaatttgatgaaaataatagaaGACCATCGGAGTTTTATGCTTCTGGCCAAAAATCAGCAGAGAAAGTTGGTGCAGCTTATGAGAATGAGGTTGATTTGGATGGTGATGCAGTTGAGAACTGTGGGACCTGgaattttgatgatgatgaccAAACAAGTGTGCTTGATGACCCCATTTGTGCAGATTCAACTTACGCAAGTTATCATGAG GAAAATGAACCATTTTCTTTCCATGAACCTGGTAGTGATGACAGAGTTGAGAAAATTGATGGTTATCTGTTCTCAAATCTGGGGTTTACCAAACAAAATGCTTGGGCAGGTCCTGACCATTGGAAGTATCGGAAAGCTAAAG GTTCAGAGGATGATCCAGCTACAAAAAATGTGTCACCAGTGACAACAAAGCGACCAAGAAGTAAGAAACAAACAGAAGTTGATATTGATTTCACAAAAGCGTTGAATGAAGATTTATCAGATGTCTTTGCTCCTCCAAAAAATCCCAAGTCATTACTGTTGCCGGCAAATAGAGCACCTTGTAATACAAAACTTCCTGAAGATTGTCATTATCAACCAGAAGATCTTGTTAAATTATTTCTCCTCCCTAATGTAAAG TGCCTTCGGGTGCGGAGACGAAAATGCTCAG ATGAACTGAGGCAGCAATCGGATGACTATGGGCCGCTGCCATCCTGGGACGATGCGAGTGTTTTTGGTGGGCAATATGACAATGGAAGTGACCATAGTGATGTAGAGGACTCCAGTGCACTTGTTTCTCAACCTCGCCAG GTCAATAAAATTGAAGTAAAGTATGACAAAACTTCTAAGCAAGTTGATGTCCAAGCATTGAAAGAAACTCTTTGGGACCATATACACGAATCTTCTGCAGTATCTCCTCAG GATCAGGAAGAAGCGGTGTCATTCAGGCAAATCTTGGCCAGTTTTCCTAATGACTGCAGAGCTGCTGGAACTATAAATGAGATCTCCCCACATCTGTGTTTTATATGCCTACTACATTTAGCTAATGAGCATGGGTTGAGCATTCATGGACGTACCAGTTTGGATGATCTCAGCATTCACTTTCCTATTAGTGAGTGA
- the LOC121248632 gene encoding condensin complex subunit 2 isoform X1, whose translation MAETLSPNPKQRLVSSAVPRIQSPTSPFFLGSNDDQLERAQARAARAAKVRRKSIAPPRLCDGDPEPDPCLGKQQILDLFRNCIKLASENKINQKNTWELSLIDHLTEIIKVEEEDDAETNFQKASCTLEAGVKIYSLRVDSVHSEAYKVLGGMNRAGQENEQASDTTLEDANADSGQEGGPSKKEMERKLSPLSTLESSFEALNVKKFDVAFAVDPLYHQTSAQFDEGGAKGLLMNNLGVYGGCRMLFDSLEIPRKCMTCENQHDKSETIDLSFAKDYVEQMVLNMRLKNEISPTLRDIVNQFDENNRRPSEFYASGQKSAEKVGAAYENEVDLDGDAVENCGTWNFDDDDQTSVLDDPICADSTYASYHEENEPFSFHEPGSDDRVEKIDGYLFSNLGFTKQNAWAGPDHWKYRKAKGSEDDPATKNVSPVTTKRPRSKKQTEVDIDFTKALNEDLSDVFAPPKNPKSLLLPANRAPCNTKLPEDCHYQPEDLVKLFLLPNVKCLRVRRRKCSDELRQQSDDYGPLPSWDDASVFGGQYDNGSDHSDVEDSSALVSQPRQVNKIEVKYDKTSKQVDVQALKETLWDHIHESSAVSPQDQEEAVSFRQILASFPNDCRAAGTINEISPHLCFICLLHLANEHGLSIHGRTSLDDLSIHFPISE comes from the exons ATGGCCGAAACCCTAAGCCCGAACCCGAAGCAGAGGCTCGTCTCCTCGGCGGTCCCGCGGATCCAATCTCCGACCAGCCCATTCTTCCTGGGCTCCAACGACGATCAGCTCGAGCGCGCCCAGGCCCGCGCTGCTCGTGCTGCCAAGGTCCGCCGCAAGTCCATTGCACCCCCCCGACTTTGCGACGGAGATCCTGAACCCGACCCTTGCCTCGGCAAGCAGCAGATCCTCGATCTCTTCCGCAATTGCATCAAACTCGCCAGCGAAAAT AAAATTAATCAAAAGAACACGTGGGAGCTAAGTTTGATAGACCATTTAACAGAGATTATAAAGGTCGAGGAAGAAGACGATGCGGAGACGAATTTCCAAAAG GCAAGTTGCACTCTTGAAGCTGGAGTTAAGATTTACTCTTTGAGAGTGGATTCAGTGCATTCAGAGGCTTATAAGGTCCTTGGTGGGATGAACAGAGCAGGTCAAGAAAATGAACAAG CGTCAGATACTACTTTGGAGGATGCCAACGCTGACAGTGGACAAGAGGGAGGTCCTTCCAAAAAGGAGATGGAGAGAAAG TTGTCACCTTTATCAACACTGGAATCCTCTTTTGAGGCTCTTAACGTAAAGAAGTTTGATG TTGCATTTGCAGTGGATCCACTTTATCATCAGACATCTGCACAATTTGATGAAGGAGGAGCCAAAGGTCTTTTAATGAATAACCTTGGGGTATATGGTGGATGCAGAATGCTCTTTGATTCACTGGAAATACCGAGGAAGTGCATGACATGTGAAAATCAGCATGATAAATCAGAAACAATTGATCTTTCTTTTGCCAAAG ACTATGTTGAACAGATGGTGCTGAACATGCGGCTGAAGAATGAAATTTCTCCAACTCTAAGAGATATAGTCaatcaatttgatgaaaataatagaaGACCATCGGAGTTTTATGCTTCTGGCCAAAAATCAGCAGAGAAAGTTGGTGCAGCTTATGAGAATGAGGTTGATTTGGATGGTGATGCAGTTGAGAACTGTGGGACCTGgaattttgatgatgatgaccAAACAAGTGTGCTTGATGACCCCATTTGTGCAGATTCAACTTACGCAAGTTATCATGAG GAAAATGAACCATTTTCTTTCCATGAACCTGGTAGTGATGACAGAGTTGAGAAAATTGATGGTTATCTGTTCTCAAATCTGGGGTTTACCAAACAAAATGCTTGGGCAGGTCCTGACCATTGGAAGTATCGGAAAGCTAAAG GTTCAGAGGATGATCCAGCTACAAAAAATGTGTCACCAGTGACAACAAAGCGACCAAGAAGTAAGAAACAAACAGAAGTTGATATTGATTTCACAAAAGCGTTGAATGAAGATTTATCAGATGTCTTTGCTCCTCCAAAAAATCCCAAGTCATTACTGTTGCCGGCAAATAGAGCACCTTGTAATACAAAACTTCCTGAAGATTGTCATTATCAACCAGAAGATCTTGTTAAATTATTTCTCCTCCCTAATGTAAAG TGCCTTCGGGTGCGGAGACGAAAATGCTCAG ATGAACTGAGGCAGCAATCGGATGACTATGGGCCGCTGCCATCCTGGGACGATGCGAGTGTTTTTGGTGGGCAATATGACAATGGAAGTGACCATAGTGATGTAGAGGACTCCAGTGCACTTGTTTCTCAACCTCGCCAG GTCAATAAAATTGAAGTAAAGTATGACAAAACTTCTAAGCAAGTTGATGTCCAAGCATTGAAAGAAACTCTTTGGGACCATATACACGAATCTTCTGCAGTATCTCCTCAG GATCAGGAAGAAGCGGTGTCATTCAGGCAAATCTTGGCCAGTTTTCCTAATGACTGCAGAGCTGCTGGAACTATAAATGAGATCTCCCCACATCTGTGTTTTATATGCCTACTACATTTAGCTAATGAGCATGGGTTGAGCATTCATGGACGTACCAGTTTGGATGATCTCAGCATTCACTTTCCTATTAGTGAGTGA
- the LOC121248632 gene encoding condensin complex subunit 2 isoform X3 — protein sequence MAETLSPNPKQRLVSSAVPRIQSPTSPFFLGSNDDQLERAQARAARAAKVRRKSIAPPRLCDGDPEPDPCLGKQQILDLFRNCIKLASENKINQKNTWELSLIDHLTEIIKVEEEDDAETNFQKASCTLEAGVKIYSLRVDSVHSEAYKVLGGMNRAGQENEQASDTTLEDANADSGQEGGPSKKEMERKLSPLSTLESSFEALNVKKFDVAFAVDPLYHQTSAQFDEGGAKGLLMNNLGVYGGCRMLFDSLEIPRKCMTCENQHDKSETIDLSFAKDYVEQMVLNMRLKNEISPTLRDIVNQFDENNRRPSEFYASGQKSAEKVGAAYENEVDLDGDAVENCGTWNFDDDDQTSVLDDPICADSTYASYHEENEPFSFHEPGSDDRVEKIDGYLFSNLGFTKQNAWAGPDHWKYRKAKGSEDDPATKNVSPVTTKRPRSKKQTEVDIDFTKALNEDLSDVFAPPKNPKSLLLPANRAPCNTKLPEDCHYQPEDLVKLFLLPNVKCLRVRRRKCSDELRQQSDDYGPLPSWDDASVFGGQYDNGSDHSDVEDSSALVSQPRQVNKIEVKYDKTSKQVDVQALKETLWDHIHESSAVSPQEEAVSFRQILASFPNDCRAAGTINEISPHLCFICLLHLANEHGLSIHGRTSLDDLSIHFPISE from the exons ATGGCCGAAACCCTAAGCCCGAACCCGAAGCAGAGGCTCGTCTCCTCGGCGGTCCCGCGGATCCAATCTCCGACCAGCCCATTCTTCCTGGGCTCCAACGACGATCAGCTCGAGCGCGCCCAGGCCCGCGCTGCTCGTGCTGCCAAGGTCCGCCGCAAGTCCATTGCACCCCCCCGACTTTGCGACGGAGATCCTGAACCCGACCCTTGCCTCGGCAAGCAGCAGATCCTCGATCTCTTCCGCAATTGCATCAAACTCGCCAGCGAAAAT AAAATTAATCAAAAGAACACGTGGGAGCTAAGTTTGATAGACCATTTAACAGAGATTATAAAGGTCGAGGAAGAAGACGATGCGGAGACGAATTTCCAAAAG GCAAGTTGCACTCTTGAAGCTGGAGTTAAGATTTACTCTTTGAGAGTGGATTCAGTGCATTCAGAGGCTTATAAGGTCCTTGGTGGGATGAACAGAGCAGGTCAAGAAAATGAACAAG CGTCAGATACTACTTTGGAGGATGCCAACGCTGACAGTGGACAAGAGGGAGGTCCTTCCAAAAAGGAGATGGAGAGAAAG TTGTCACCTTTATCAACACTGGAATCCTCTTTTGAGGCTCTTAACGTAAAGAAGTTTGATG TTGCATTTGCAGTGGATCCACTTTATCATCAGACATCTGCACAATTTGATGAAGGAGGAGCCAAAGGTCTTTTAATGAATAACCTTGGGGTATATGGTGGATGCAGAATGCTCTTTGATTCACTGGAAATACCGAGGAAGTGCATGACATGTGAAAATCAGCATGATAAATCAGAAACAATTGATCTTTCTTTTGCCAAAG ACTATGTTGAACAGATGGTGCTGAACATGCGGCTGAAGAATGAAATTTCTCCAACTCTAAGAGATATAGTCaatcaatttgatgaaaataatagaaGACCATCGGAGTTTTATGCTTCTGGCCAAAAATCAGCAGAGAAAGTTGGTGCAGCTTATGAGAATGAGGTTGATTTGGATGGTGATGCAGTTGAGAACTGTGGGACCTGgaattttgatgatgatgaccAAACAAGTGTGCTTGATGACCCCATTTGTGCAGATTCAACTTACGCAAGTTATCATGAG GAAAATGAACCATTTTCTTTCCATGAACCTGGTAGTGATGACAGAGTTGAGAAAATTGATGGTTATCTGTTCTCAAATCTGGGGTTTACCAAACAAAATGCTTGGGCAGGTCCTGACCATTGGAAGTATCGGAAAGCTAAAG GTTCAGAGGATGATCCAGCTACAAAAAATGTGTCACCAGTGACAACAAAGCGACCAAGAAGTAAGAAACAAACAGAAGTTGATATTGATTTCACAAAAGCGTTGAATGAAGATTTATCAGATGTCTTTGCTCCTCCAAAAAATCCCAAGTCATTACTGTTGCCGGCAAATAGAGCACCTTGTAATACAAAACTTCCTGAAGATTGTCATTATCAACCAGAAGATCTTGTTAAATTATTTCTCCTCCCTAATGTAAAG TGCCTTCGGGTGCGGAGACGAAAATGCTCAG ATGAACTGAGGCAGCAATCGGATGACTATGGGCCGCTGCCATCCTGGGACGATGCGAGTGTTTTTGGTGGGCAATATGACAATGGAAGTGACCATAGTGATGTAGAGGACTCCAGTGCACTTGTTTCTCAACCTCGCCAG GTCAATAAAATTGAAGTAAAGTATGACAAAACTTCTAAGCAAGTTGATGTCCAAGCATTGAAAGAAACTCTTTGGGACCATATACACGAATCTTCTGCAGTATCTCCTCAG GAAGAAGCGGTGTCATTCAGGCAAATCTTGGCCAGTTTTCCTAATGACTGCAGAGCTGCTGGAACTATAAATGAGATCTCCCCACATCTGTGTTTTATATGCCTACTACATTTAGCTAATGAGCATGGGTTGAGCATTCATGGACGTACCAGTTTGGATGATCTCAGCATTCACTTTCCTATTAGTGAGTGA